In Xiphophorus hellerii strain 12219 chromosome 4, Xiphophorus_hellerii-4.1, whole genome shotgun sequence, a single genomic region encodes these proteins:
- the foxf1 gene encoding forkhead box protein F1, which translates to MTAEVQQPPAQPPAQNSPMSAPEKPHGQTVVMETASSTTKTKKTNAGIRRPEKPPYSYIALIVMAIQSSPTKRLTLSEIYQFLQSRFPFFRGSYQGWKNSVRHNLSLNECFIKLPKGLGRPGKGHYWTIDPASEFMFEEGSFRRRPRGFRRKCQALKPMYSMMNGLGFNHIPEAYNYQGSGGGLSCPPNSLSLDSGIGMMNGHLAGNMDGMGLSGHSMSHLSSNSGHSYMGSCTASTGSDYPHHDNSASPLLTGGGVMEPHPVYSSSASAWASAPPASLNNGASYIKQQPLSPCNPGANSLQPSLPTHSLDQSYLHQNGHSSTDLQGIPRYHSQSPSMCDRKEFVFSFNAMTSSAMHSPGNSSYYHHQQVSYQDIKPCVM; encoded by the exons ATGACGGCAGAGGTCCAGCAGCCCCCAGCGCAGCCTCCTGCCCAGAACAGCCCGATGTCCGCGCCGGAGAAGCCGCATGGACAGACGGTGGTGATGGAAACCGCGTCCTCCACCACGAAAACCAAGAAGACGAACGCAGGGATCCGGCGACCAGAGAAGCCCCCTTACTCGTACATAGCCTTGATAGTCATGGCCATCCAGAGCTCCCCAACCAAGCGGCTGACGCTCAGTGAGATCTACCAGTTCCTGCAGAGTCGCTTCCCGTTCTTCCGGGGCTCGTATCAGGGATGGAAGAACTCCGTGCGTCACAACTTGTCTCTGAACGAGTGCTTCATTAAGCTGCCCAAGGGCCTGGGCCGACCGGGGAAAGGCCACTATTGGACTATCGACCCGGCCAGCGAATTCATGTTCGAGGAGGGCTCCTTCAGAAGAAGACCCAGAGGCTTCAGGCGCAAATGCCAGGCGCTGAAGCCCATGTACAGCATGATGAACGGCCTGGGATTCAACCACATTCCCGAGGCGTACAACTACCAGGGGAGCGGCGGGGGCCTGTCTTGTCCGCCCAACAGCCTGTCTCTGGACAGCGGGATCGGGATGATGAATGGACACTTGGCAGGTAACATGGATGGGATGGGTCTGTCCGGCCACTCCATGTCTCACTTGTCGAGCAACAGTGGACATTCCTACATGGGAAGTTGCACGGCGTCCACTGGGAGCGATTACCCCCACCACGACAATTCCGCCTCCCCGTTGCTGACCGGCGGGGGAGTCATGGAGCCTCACCCCGTCTACTCGAGCTCGGCTTCGGCGTGGGCCTCGGCCCCGCCAGCGTCGCTCAACAACGGGGCTTCGTACATCAAGCAGCAGCCGCTGTCTCCGTGCAACCCGGGGGCGAACAGCCTGCAGCCGAGCTTGCCCACACACTCACTGGACCAGTCGTACCTGCACCAGAACGGACACAGCAGCACAGACTTACAAG GTATTCCTCGGTACCATTCCCAGTCGCCCAGCATGTGCGACCGGAAGGAGTTCGTGTTCTCCTTCAACGCCATGACCTCCTCCGCCATGCATTCGCCGGGAAACAGCTCCTACTACCACCACCAGCAGGTCTCCTACCAGGACATCAAGCCGTGCGTGATGTGA
- the mthfsd gene encoding methenyltetrahydrofolate synthase domain-containing protein isoform X3, with amino-acid sequence MLALTWKIFQCKSVLKKQLISNTNNIMEPVIKINPGASKWDIRQRVWDYIEEKNLANFPRPVHNRIPNFKAANQACNRLAELQEYRSSQTVKVNPDRPQQQARFITLEAQKTLLVPTPRLRSGLFNKITPPQGANKEQLRVCASSQGVKDFSVPVGLDAKVKVDLVVVGSVAVSEKGCRIGKGEGYADLEWAMMASMGAVNDSTVVVTVVHDCQVVDIPEELMGSHDLTVDYILTPTRVIKTECRLPKPQGIIWTKLDAEKLEKIPILKKLRALEEQAGKDVTLGTASHAAEPGLQTNQPKRQPRRRPRRNTQQDTEGETSQESRREKKGEADQKPRQQPARARKDSRGSGRGDEEGEAGKAVKGRSRRMVREQGPEEGRGEATTQRKLPQSVTTVYLGGIPAGLRVSELKTALRERNAAPLRLTWQGAQHRAFLDYSDPQVADQALEALQDLSLNGHSLQAELAKSQRGHKRSGQRQKPSAAAKSKASPPDAKSDAAKEADQ; translated from the exons ATGTTAGCGCTCACGTGGAAGATTTTCCAGTGCAAGTCAGTGTTGAAGAAGCAGCTCATTTCTAACACCAACAACATCATGGAGCCTGTCATTAAAATAAACCCAG GAGCGTCCAAGTGGGACATCCGTCAGAGGGTTTGGGACTACATAGAGGAAAAGAACTTGGCTAACTTTCCCAGGCCTGTCCACAACAGAATCCCAAACTTTAAG GCAGCCAATCAAGCATGCAACAGGCTTGCAGAGCTTCAGGAGTATAGGTCAAGCCAGACAGTGAAAGTAAACCCAGACAGGCCTCAGCAGCAGGCTCGCTTTATCACGCTGGAA GCACAGAAGACTTTGTTGGTTCCAACTCCTCGTCTTCGCTCTGGTCTCTTCAACAAGATCACCCCGCCGCAGGGTGCCAACAAAGAACAGCTGCGTGTTTGTGCTTCATCTCAG GGTGTGAAGGACTTCAGTGTTCCTGTTGGCCTGGATGCAAAAGTGAAGGTTGACTTGGTGGTGGTTGGCTCAGTGGCAGTTTCTGAGAAAG GTTGTCGGATTGGAAAGGGAGAGGGTTATGCTGATCTGGAGTGGGCCATGATGGCTTCGATGGGAGCTGTGAATGATTCCACTGTGGTTGTCACTGTTGTCCATGACTGCCAG GTGGTAGACATTCCAGAGGAGCTGATGGGAAGTCATGACCTGACTGTTGATTACATCCTCACACCCACCAGAGTCATTAAGACTGAATGCAGGCTGCCCAAACCACAGGGAATCATCTGGACTAAG ctGGACGCAGAAAAGTTGGAGAAAATTCCCATCCTGAAGAAGCTGCGTGCTCTGGAGGAACAGGCTGGGAAGGACGTGACTCTGGGGACAGCGTCGCATGCAGCAGAGCCCGGTCTGCAAACTAATCAACCGAAAAGACAACCCAGACGGAGGCCAAGGCGGAATACACAACAGGATACTGAGGGAGAAACCAGCCAGGAATCTAGACGGGAGAAAAAAGGAGAGGCAGATCAGAAACCCAGACAGCAGCCTGCTAGAGCCAGGAAAGACAGCAGGGGAAGTGGCAGAGGAGATGAGGAGGGAGAGGCTGGCAAAGCGGTGAAAGGTAGGAGCAGGAGGATGGTGAGGGAGCAGGGCCCAGAGGAAGGTAGAGGTGAAGCTACGACCCAGAGGAAGCTCCCTCAAAGTGTGACCACCGTGTACCTGGGAGGAATCCCCGCCGGGCTACGCGTCAGCGAGCTGAAGACCGCGCTGAGGGAGAGGAACGCCGCCCCGCTGAGGCTCACCTGGCAGGGCGCACAGCACAGAGCCTTCCTGGACTACAGCGACCCTCAGGTGGCAGACCAGGCCCTGGAGGCGCTGCAGGATCTGAGCCTGAACGGTCACAGCCTGCAGGCCGAGCTGGCCAAGAGCCAGCGGGGACACAAGAGGTCCGGACAGAGACAAAAACCATCCGCGGCTGCGAAGTCAAAAGCGTCCCCGCCAGATGCTAAAAGTGACGCCGCCAAGGAGGCTGATCAGTAA
- the mthfsd gene encoding methenyltetrahydrofolate synthase domain-containing protein isoform X1 has translation MLALTWKIFQCKSVLKKQLISNTNNIMEPVIKINPGASKWDIRQRVWDYIEEKNLANFPRPVHNRIPNFKAANQACNRLAELQEYRSSQTVKVNPDRPQQQARFITLEGAFGACSKVAELQTFAQTAEVKVDPDKPLEGARFAVLQAQKTLLVPTPRLRSGLFNKITPPQGANKEQLRVCASSQGVKDFSVPVGLDAKVKVDLVVVGSVAVSEKGCRIGKGEGYADLEWAMMASMGAVNDSTVVVTVVHDCQVVDIPEELMGSHDLTVDYILTPTRVIKTECRLPKPQGIIWTKLDAEKLEKIPILKKLRALEEQAGKDVTLGTASHAAEPGLQTNQPKRQPRRRPRRNTQQDTEGETSQESRREKKGEADQKPRQQPARARKDSRGSGRGDEEGEAGKAVKGRSRRMVREQGPEEGRGEATTQRKLPQSVTTVYLGGIPAGLRVSELKTALRERNAAPLRLTWQGAQHRAFLDYSDPQVADQALEALQDLSLNGHSLQAELAKSQRGHKRSGQRQKPSAAAKSKASPPDAKSDAAKEADQ, from the exons ATGTTAGCGCTCACGTGGAAGATTTTCCAGTGCAAGTCAGTGTTGAAGAAGCAGCTCATTTCTAACACCAACAACATCATGGAGCCTGTCATTAAAATAAACCCAG GAGCGTCCAAGTGGGACATCCGTCAGAGGGTTTGGGACTACATAGAGGAAAAGAACTTGGCTAACTTTCCCAGGCCTGTCCACAACAGAATCCCAAACTTTAAG GCAGCCAATCAAGCATGCAACAGGCTTGCAGAGCTTCAGGAGTATAGGTCAAGCCAGACAGTGAAAGTAAACCCAGACAGGCCTCAGCAGCAGGCTCGCTTTATCACGCTGGAA GGGGCTTTCGGAGCCTGCAGCAAAGTGGCAGAGTTGCAGACTTTCGCCCAGACGGCCGAGGTGAAGGTGGATCCTGACAAACCTCTGGAGGGTGCTCGGTTCGCGGTGCTGCAG GCACAGAAGACTTTGTTGGTTCCAACTCCTCGTCTTCGCTCTGGTCTCTTCAACAAGATCACCCCGCCGCAGGGTGCCAACAAAGAACAGCTGCGTGTTTGTGCTTCATCTCAG GGTGTGAAGGACTTCAGTGTTCCTGTTGGCCTGGATGCAAAAGTGAAGGTTGACTTGGTGGTGGTTGGCTCAGTGGCAGTTTCTGAGAAAG GTTGTCGGATTGGAAAGGGAGAGGGTTATGCTGATCTGGAGTGGGCCATGATGGCTTCGATGGGAGCTGTGAATGATTCCACTGTGGTTGTCACTGTTGTCCATGACTGCCAG GTGGTAGACATTCCAGAGGAGCTGATGGGAAGTCATGACCTGACTGTTGATTACATCCTCACACCCACCAGAGTCATTAAGACTGAATGCAGGCTGCCCAAACCACAGGGAATCATCTGGACTAAG ctGGACGCAGAAAAGTTGGAGAAAATTCCCATCCTGAAGAAGCTGCGTGCTCTGGAGGAACAGGCTGGGAAGGACGTGACTCTGGGGACAGCGTCGCATGCAGCAGAGCCCGGTCTGCAAACTAATCAACCGAAAAGACAACCCAGACGGAGGCCAAGGCGGAATACACAACAGGATACTGAGGGAGAAACCAGCCAGGAATCTAGACGGGAGAAAAAAGGAGAGGCAGATCAGAAACCCAGACAGCAGCCTGCTAGAGCCAGGAAAGACAGCAGGGGAAGTGGCAGAGGAGATGAGGAGGGAGAGGCTGGCAAAGCGGTGAAAGGTAGGAGCAGGAGGATGGTGAGGGAGCAGGGCCCAGAGGAAGGTAGAGGTGAAGCTACGACCCAGAGGAAGCTCCCTCAAAGTGTGACCACCGTGTACCTGGGAGGAATCCCCGCCGGGCTACGCGTCAGCGAGCTGAAGACCGCGCTGAGGGAGAGGAACGCCGCCCCGCTGAGGCTCACCTGGCAGGGCGCACAGCACAGAGCCTTCCTGGACTACAGCGACCCTCAGGTGGCAGACCAGGCCCTGGAGGCGCTGCAGGATCTGAGCCTGAACGGTCACAGCCTGCAGGCCGAGCTGGCCAAGAGCCAGCGGGGACACAAGAGGTCCGGACAGAGACAAAAACCATCCGCGGCTGCGAAGTCAAAAGCGTCCCCGCCAGATGCTAAAAGTGACGCCGCCAAGGAGGCTGATCAGTAA
- the mthfsd gene encoding methenyltetrahydrofolate synthase domain-containing protein isoform X2 gives MLALTWKIFQCKSVLKKQLISNTNNIMEPVIKINPGASKWDIRQRVWDYIEEKNLANFPRPVHNRIPNFKGAFGACSKVAELQTFAQTAEVKVDPDKPLEGARFAVLQAQKTLLVPTPRLRSGLFNKITPPQGANKEQLRVCASSQGVKDFSVPVGLDAKVKVDLVVVGSVAVSEKGCRIGKGEGYADLEWAMMASMGAVNDSTVVVTVVHDCQVVDIPEELMGSHDLTVDYILTPTRVIKTECRLPKPQGIIWTKLDAEKLEKIPILKKLRALEEQAGKDVTLGTASHAAEPGLQTNQPKRQPRRRPRRNTQQDTEGETSQESRREKKGEADQKPRQQPARARKDSRGSGRGDEEGEAGKAVKGRSRRMVREQGPEEGRGEATTQRKLPQSVTTVYLGGIPAGLRVSELKTALRERNAAPLRLTWQGAQHRAFLDYSDPQVADQALEALQDLSLNGHSLQAELAKSQRGHKRSGQRQKPSAAAKSKASPPDAKSDAAKEADQ, from the exons ATGTTAGCGCTCACGTGGAAGATTTTCCAGTGCAAGTCAGTGTTGAAGAAGCAGCTCATTTCTAACACCAACAACATCATGGAGCCTGTCATTAAAATAAACCCAG GAGCGTCCAAGTGGGACATCCGTCAGAGGGTTTGGGACTACATAGAGGAAAAGAACTTGGCTAACTTTCCCAGGCCTGTCCACAACAGAATCCCAAACTTTAAG GGGGCTTTCGGAGCCTGCAGCAAAGTGGCAGAGTTGCAGACTTTCGCCCAGACGGCCGAGGTGAAGGTGGATCCTGACAAACCTCTGGAGGGTGCTCGGTTCGCGGTGCTGCAG GCACAGAAGACTTTGTTGGTTCCAACTCCTCGTCTTCGCTCTGGTCTCTTCAACAAGATCACCCCGCCGCAGGGTGCCAACAAAGAACAGCTGCGTGTTTGTGCTTCATCTCAG GGTGTGAAGGACTTCAGTGTTCCTGTTGGCCTGGATGCAAAAGTGAAGGTTGACTTGGTGGTGGTTGGCTCAGTGGCAGTTTCTGAGAAAG GTTGTCGGATTGGAAAGGGAGAGGGTTATGCTGATCTGGAGTGGGCCATGATGGCTTCGATGGGAGCTGTGAATGATTCCACTGTGGTTGTCACTGTTGTCCATGACTGCCAG GTGGTAGACATTCCAGAGGAGCTGATGGGAAGTCATGACCTGACTGTTGATTACATCCTCACACCCACCAGAGTCATTAAGACTGAATGCAGGCTGCCCAAACCACAGGGAATCATCTGGACTAAG ctGGACGCAGAAAAGTTGGAGAAAATTCCCATCCTGAAGAAGCTGCGTGCTCTGGAGGAACAGGCTGGGAAGGACGTGACTCTGGGGACAGCGTCGCATGCAGCAGAGCCCGGTCTGCAAACTAATCAACCGAAAAGACAACCCAGACGGAGGCCAAGGCGGAATACACAACAGGATACTGAGGGAGAAACCAGCCAGGAATCTAGACGGGAGAAAAAAGGAGAGGCAGATCAGAAACCCAGACAGCAGCCTGCTAGAGCCAGGAAAGACAGCAGGGGAAGTGGCAGAGGAGATGAGGAGGGAGAGGCTGGCAAAGCGGTGAAAGGTAGGAGCAGGAGGATGGTGAGGGAGCAGGGCCCAGAGGAAGGTAGAGGTGAAGCTACGACCCAGAGGAAGCTCCCTCAAAGTGTGACCACCGTGTACCTGGGAGGAATCCCCGCCGGGCTACGCGTCAGCGAGCTGAAGACCGCGCTGAGGGAGAGGAACGCCGCCCCGCTGAGGCTCACCTGGCAGGGCGCACAGCACAGAGCCTTCCTGGACTACAGCGACCCTCAGGTGGCAGACCAGGCCCTGGAGGCGCTGCAGGATCTGAGCCTGAACGGTCACAGCCTGCAGGCCGAGCTGGCCAAGAGCCAGCGGGGACACAAGAGGTCCGGACAGAGACAAAAACCATCCGCGGCTGCGAAGTCAAAAGCGTCCCCGCCAGATGCTAAAAGTGACGCCGCCAAGGAGGCTGATCAGTAA